In Bacillus sp. SB49, a single window of DNA contains:
- a CDS encoding SpoIIE family protein phosphatase, with product MNLSVFQKAKKGNYHCGDSYFYIETEDGFLCALADGLGSGELAKESADAVMKVIQWNPDLGIEALVKKCNQALVGKRGVVLGILRIDFHTGTYSYSSIGNIGVITIDADGKRSRNIPLAGYLAGYPRTLRVARGKAEKGMFFLMFSDGVNDRRLSSELTRTRSVEQITHRYQELYGQFREDDTTLIVMEYD from the coding sequence GTGAATTTATCTGTTTTTCAAAAAGCGAAAAAAGGCAATTACCACTGCGGAGACAGTTATTTCTATATAGAGACGGAAGATGGTTTCCTTTGCGCCCTTGCAGATGGATTAGGAAGCGGCGAGTTGGCAAAGGAATCAGCGGATGCTGTTATGAAGGTTATTCAATGGAATCCTGATCTAGGAATTGAAGCGCTTGTGAAAAAGTGTAATCAAGCACTCGTCGGCAAACGCGGAGTCGTTCTTGGAATCCTCCGGATCGACTTTCATACAGGAACCTACTCTTATTCTTCGATCGGCAACATCGGTGTCATTACGATTGATGCGGATGGAAAGAGAAGCAGGAATATTCCGCTTGCCGGCTATTTGGCAGGATATCCCCGAACACTGCGGGTAGCCCGCGGGAAAGCAGAGAAAGGTATGTTCTTCCTGATGTTTTCAGACGGCGTCAACGATCGTCGGCTGTCGAGTGAATTGACAAGAACAAGAAGTGTGGAACAGATTACCCATCGTTATCAAGAGCTGTATGGACAGTTTCGGGAAGACGATACGACACTGATTGTCATGGAATATGATTAA
- a CDS encoding anti-sigma regulatory factor, translating to MDFQSCVNIKKEWDIVGARQLGRDISRKIGFGTVDQARIATAISELARNIYLYAGTGKVCFEVMEDMNKKGIRIVAMDSGPGIKDISQVMEDGFTTSGGLGAGLPGVKRLMDDFDIVSEEGEGTEIRVVKWLR from the coding sequence ATGGACTTCCAATCCTGTGTCAATATAAAAAAGGAGTGGGACATCGTCGGGGCACGACAACTGGGCCGGGACATTTCCAGGAAAATCGGTTTCGGCACCGTTGATCAAGCGCGGATTGCCACTGCCATATCTGAACTGGCAAGGAACATATACTTATATGCTGGAACGGGGAAAGTATGTTTTGAAGTGATGGAAGATATGAACAAAAAAGGAATCAGGATTGTTGCGATGGACAGCGGTCCCGGAATTAAAGATATCAGCCAGGTGATGGAAGACGGCTTTACGACTTCCGGAGGGCTTGGTGCCGGATTGCCCGGAGTGAAACGATTGATGGACGATTTCGATATCGTTTCGGAAGAAGGGGAAGGTACGGAAATAAGAGTTGTTAAATGGCTCCGTTAG
- a CDS encoding RsbT co-antagonist protein RsbRA: protein MDERLKNVVIEYSDDIVKMWLEEVNAHKQNDYTSTISDEMFESTNREFVNVIFSSIEKQGLSSDLDDFSERLINLGWPLSYLTDGMQVFRRVVTGFILNQSDQIDSDYFSRVLKEVDGWVDPIINRLVNEYSGSWEHIVSLQRVALQELSAPLIPVMENITIMPLIGTIDTERAKLIMENLLDGVIKHNAEVVLIDITGVPVVDTMVAHHIIQAAEAVRLIGSRCILVGIRPEIAQTIVNLGIDLGKFPTKSSLRKGFQTALELTNRRIEDTQNTYEDIEKLIDSLDKE from the coding sequence ATGGACGAACGATTGAAGAACGTAGTAATCGAGTATAGTGATGACATAGTAAAAATGTGGTTGGAAGAAGTGAATGCACATAAGCAGAACGACTATACGTCGACGATTTCCGACGAAATGTTCGAAAGTACAAACAGGGAATTCGTCAATGTCATTTTCTCCAGCATTGAAAAACAGGGGTTGTCCTCCGATTTGGACGATTTCTCGGAGCGGCTGATTAACTTAGGCTGGCCGCTGAGCTATCTGACAGATGGGATGCAGGTATTCCGCCGCGTGGTGACCGGCTTCATCCTGAACCAGTCGGATCAAATAGACTCGGATTATTTCTCCAGGGTACTGAAGGAAGTGGACGGTTGGGTGGATCCGATCATCAACCGCCTTGTTAATGAGTATTCCGGGAGCTGGGAACACATCGTTTCCCTTCAACGTGTCGCTCTTCAGGAACTTTCAGCTCCGCTCATTCCTGTCATGGAAAACATTACGATCATGCCGCTTATCGGAACGATCGACACAGAACGTGCCAAGCTCATTATGGAGAACCTGCTGGACGGGGTCATCAAGCACAATGCGGAAGTCGTGCTGATCGACATTACCGGAGTTCCGGTCGTCGATACAATGGTTGCCCACCACATCATCCAGGCGGCAGAAGCGGTCCGTCTTATCGGTTCCCGCTGCATATTGGTAGGGATACGTCCGGAAATTGCCCAGACCATCGTCAATCTTGGTATCGATTTAGGGAAGTTCCCTACGAAGAGCTCCTTGAGAAAAGGTTTTCAAACAGCGCTCGAATTAACGAATCGCCGGATCGAAGATACACAAAACACCTACGAGGATATTGAGAAATTGATTGATTCGCTAGATAAGGAGTGA
- a CDS encoding STAS domain-containing protein, translated as MNLTIDVTNKESVTTVVLSGEVDAFTAPKLKETLLPLTKEQGQVLEVDFGSVSYMDSTGLGVFISALKSTKEHGTEMRLIHMQDRVYRLFKITGLTEIMTIDSTVQGGM; from the coding sequence ATGAACTTAACTATAGATGTTACGAATAAAGAAAGTGTTACGACCGTTGTTTTATCCGGAGAGGTAGATGCATTCACCGCTCCTAAATTGAAGGAAACGCTGCTTCCTTTGACGAAAGAACAAGGTCAGGTACTCGAAGTGGATTTTGGAAGTGTCAGCTATATGGATTCTACAGGTCTCGGTGTGTTCATCAGTGCTCTGAAGTCCACGAAGGAACATGGAACGGAAATGAGACTTATCCATATGCAGGACCGGGTATATCGTCTGTTTAAAATCACCGGCTTAACCGAAATCATGACGATTGATTCTACAGTGCAAGGTGGAATGTAA
- the sigB gene encoding RNA polymerase sigma factor SigB: MATKSQHHNEEVYEWIAHLQEHPRDEVIQEKIVLVYKDLVESIARKYSKNSTIHEDLVQVGMLGLLAAIRRYDPEFGKSFESFAIPTIIGEIKRFIRDKTWSVHVPRRIKELGPKIKKAAEELTNMLQRSPSVLEIADYLEVSEEDVLETMEMGKSYKALSVDRKIEADSDGSTVTILDLIGNQDDGYSNIDQKMLLEKILPILSEREQEILQCTYFENMSQKDTGERLGISQMHVSRLQRRALRKLREALQSESIEVF; this comes from the coding sequence ATGGCGACCAAATCACAACACCACAATGAAGAAGTATATGAATGGATAGCACATTTACAAGAACACCCGCGTGATGAGGTAATACAGGAGAAAATCGTTCTTGTTTATAAAGACCTGGTCGAATCCATCGCTCGGAAGTATTCCAAGAACAGTACGATCCACGAAGATTTGGTGCAGGTGGGCATGCTGGGTCTGCTAGCTGCCATCCGCAGGTACGACCCGGAATTCGGAAAGTCTTTTGAATCCTTTGCGATTCCGACCATCATCGGTGAAATCAAACGGTTCATCCGCGATAAGACATGGAGTGTCCATGTACCGAGGCGGATCAAGGAACTCGGCCCGAAGATTAAGAAAGCGGCCGAAGAATTGACGAATATGCTGCAGCGTTCTCCTTCTGTGTTGGAAATCGCTGATTATCTGGAAGTTTCGGAGGAAGATGTACTGGAAACGATGGAAATGGGCAAAAGCTACAAAGCCTTGTCCGTCGACAGGAAGATCGAAGCCGATTCCGACGGGAGTACCGTTACCATTCTCGATTTAATCGGGAATCAGGATGATGGATATTCGAACATCGACCAAAAGATGCTGCTTGAGAAGATACTCCCGATCCTGAGCGAACGAGAGCAGGAAATACTGCAGTGTACGTATTTTGAGAACATGAGCCAGAAAGACACCGGAGAGCGACTGGGAATATCACAAATGCATGTTTCCCGACTGCAAAGAAGAGCACTCCGTAAGTTGAGGGAAGCCTTGCAATCTGAATCCATAGAGGTATTCTAG
- the rsbW gene encoding anti-sigma B factor RsbW, protein MEPFDFVEVKVPAKAEYIGVVRLSTSGIANRMGFSYEDIEDLKVAISEAITNAVKHAYKETGEGEITIGFGVYQDRLEVMVADHGGSFDLGEVKEDIGPYKQDDDIEELREGGFGLFLIDALMDKVEINSKYGVIVLMTKYLHETGVGQDGDQITTPQ, encoded by the coding sequence ATGGAACCATTTGATTTTGTCGAAGTGAAAGTACCAGCCAAAGCAGAATACATCGGGGTTGTTCGTCTGAGTACGTCAGGGATCGCCAACCGTATGGGTTTTTCCTACGAAGATATCGAGGATTTGAAGGTGGCGATATCAGAAGCCATTACGAATGCCGTCAAGCATGCGTATAAAGAAACGGGCGAAGGCGAAATTACGATCGGCTTTGGAGTATATCAGGACCGCTTGGAAGTCATGGTGGCAGATCACGGTGGAAGCTTTGATTTGGGCGAGGTGAAAGAAGACATCGGCCCGTACAAGCAGGATGATGATATTGAAGAGCTCCGCGAAGGTGGTTTCGGCCTGTTCCTCATCGATGCATTGATGGACAAAGTTGAAATCAACAGTAAATATGGAGTCATCGTCTTAATGACGAAATACCTCCATGAAACTGGGGTGGGTCAAGATGGCGACCAAATCACAACACCACAATGA
- the alr gene encoding alanine racemase produces MSYYRDTYVEVNLNHIAQNIHQLKERLGSSKKIYAVVKADAYGHGDIQVAEAALEAGAEGLAVAILDEALKLREAGVTAPLLVMGWIRPEDAALAAVHDIAVTVFQREWLDQAGEQALERPLRIHLKLDTGMGRIGVRSEAELDEILPYIDEQPNFQLEALFTHFATADEADTTYLEEQQRRFDELFAHFEGKWQENVEIHTSNSAASMRFPEKTAHFVRFGISMYGLYPSQDVKRERPIDLQPAMSLHSQLIHVKQLEAGEAVSYGATYKAQETEWIGTVPIGYADGWTRKLQGMDVLVDGKRHPIVGRICMDQLMIRLDQEYPIGTKVTLIGKQEDQEISADDIAARLDTINYEVPCMIGSRVPRVYVKDGRIVDVKNAL; encoded by the coding sequence ATGAGTTACTATCGAGATACTTACGTAGAAGTGAATCTGAACCATATTGCACAGAATATCCATCAATTGAAGGAGCGTCTCGGCTCTTCAAAGAAAATCTATGCGGTTGTCAAGGCGGACGCATACGGACACGGAGATATCCAGGTGGCAGAGGCTGCCTTGGAAGCAGGAGCGGAAGGACTTGCCGTTGCGATCCTGGATGAAGCGTTGAAACTAAGAGAAGCGGGTGTGACAGCCCCGCTGCTCGTCATGGGCTGGATTCGTCCGGAAGATGCGGCACTGGCAGCCGTCCATGATATCGCCGTCACCGTATTTCAGCGGGAGTGGCTGGATCAGGCTGGAGAGCAGGCATTGGAACGGCCGCTCCGTATACATTTGAAGTTGGACACAGGGATGGGGCGGATCGGAGTACGATCCGAAGCCGAGCTGGATGAAATCCTTCCTTATATCGATGAGCAGCCGAACTTCCAATTAGAAGCGCTTTTCACCCATTTTGCGACAGCTGATGAAGCAGATACGACATACTTGGAGGAGCAGCAGCGCCGCTTTGATGAATTGTTCGCTCATTTTGAAGGAAAATGGCAGGAAAATGTCGAAATTCATACGAGTAACAGCGCAGCGAGCATGCGCTTTCCGGAAAAAACGGCCCATTTTGTCCGTTTTGGTATCAGCATGTACGGTTTATATCCGTCGCAGGATGTGAAGCGGGAACGTCCGATTGATTTGCAGCCCGCGATGTCGCTGCATAGTCAATTGATTCACGTGAAACAATTGGAAGCCGGTGAAGCAGTCAGTTATGGTGCCACGTATAAGGCGCAGGAAACCGAGTGGATCGGCACCGTACCGATCGGTTACGCGGACGGCTGGACGAGGAAATTGCAGGGGATGGACGTGCTGGTTGACGGAAAGCGCCATCCGATTGTCGGAAGAATTTGCATGGATCAACTCATGATTCGGCTGGATCAGGAATATCCTATAGGGACAAAGGTTACCTTAATTGGTAAACAGGAGGATCAGGAGATCTCCGCAGATGACATAGCCGCCAGGTTGGATACCATCAATTACGAGGTGCCTTGTATGATCGGCAGCCGGGTACCGCGTGTGTACGTGAAAGATGGCAGGATCGTAGATGTCAAAAACGCTCTCTGA
- a CDS encoding STAS domain-containing protein codes for MRTVRIPILKLHNYLLISIQIDLDDQTAIQFQEDLLSKIHESGATGVVIDLTSVDIIDSFIAKVLGDVVTMSDLMGAKVVLTGIQPAVAMTLIDLGIHLQDVPTALDLEQGLIKLRQELEE; via the coding sequence GTGAGAACAGTGAGAATACCGATTCTGAAGCTTCATAATTATCTGTTGATCTCTATCCAGATCGATTTGGATGATCAGACAGCTATCCAGTTTCAAGAAGACTTGCTCAGTAAGATCCATGAAAGTGGTGCGACAGGGGTCGTCATCGATTTGACGTCTGTGGACATCATTGATTCCTTTATTGCCAAAGTACTCGGCGATGTGGTGACCATGTCCGACTTGATGGGTGCCAAGGTCGTACTGACAGGTATCCAACCGGCTGTTGCCATGACTCTGATAGACTTGGGTATCCATCTCCAAGACGTTCCTACAGCATTAGACTTAGAACAAGGGCTGATTAAACTTCGCCAGGAATTGGAGGAGTGA
- a CDS encoding Tex family protein yields the protein MVQPEVTKLVAEQTKMNEKTIKQVIALLDEGNTVPFIARYRKEMTGGLDEVQIKAVEDQWNYVTNLMQRKEEVIRLIEEQGKLTDELKRDIESASQLQRVEDLYRPYKQKRRTRATVAKEKGLEPLALMVWEQKQRMDFEKEGEAFLSEEKELVTLEDVEAGVNDILAEWISEDPGYRERVRKQTRDKGTIESSGKKTEEDEKGIFEMYYEYQEPVRSIVSHRILALNRGEKEEVLKVSIHPPEEAILQYLERNVIHRNTVGKMRELLAAAIQDSYKRLIQPSVEREIRNALSEQAEEQAIEVFSSNLRSLLLQPPLKGKVVLGIDPAFRTGCKLAVVDETGKVLDIGVIYPTAPRNDTAGAEKKVLQFLKQYGVELMAIGNGTASRETEQFIADLIQKHDLDAAYMIVNEAGASVYSASKLAREEFPDFQVEERSAVSIARRVQDPLAELVKIDPKSIGVGQYQHDVSQKKLNDSLGFVVETAVNQVGVNVNTASGSLLQYVSGLSKTVANNIVKKREELGKFTKRSELKDIPRLGAKTFEQSIGFLRILDGEDPLDRTSIHPESYKATRQLIAGIGYRTEDIGTEQLSEAVKGLDTGELSLESGIGKLTLEDILKSLVQPGRDPRDDLQKPILKKNVLSMEDLQQGMELEGTVRNVVDFGAFVDIGVKQDGLVHISKLSNSYVKHPMNVVSVGDVVTVWVEQVDAKKQRIALTMVQK from the coding sequence ATGGTGCAGCCGGAAGTAACGAAACTGGTTGCCGAACAAACCAAAATGAATGAGAAAACGATTAAGCAGGTAATCGCATTATTAGATGAAGGAAACACGGTTCCGTTCATCGCCCGTTACCGAAAAGAAATGACAGGCGGGTTGGATGAAGTACAGATCAAAGCTGTTGAGGATCAGTGGAATTATGTAACGAATTTGATGCAGCGAAAAGAAGAAGTCATCCGATTGATTGAAGAGCAGGGAAAGTTAACCGATGAATTGAAGCGGGACATTGAGTCGGCGTCCCAGCTTCAGAGGGTGGAAGATCTGTACAGGCCGTATAAACAGAAAAGAAGAACGAGAGCCACGGTCGCTAAAGAGAAAGGGCTGGAACCGCTCGCCTTGATGGTTTGGGAGCAGAAGCAGCGCATGGACTTTGAGAAGGAAGGGGAAGCCTTCCTTTCAGAGGAGAAGGAACTTGTTACTCTGGAGGATGTGGAAGCCGGAGTGAACGATATTCTCGCGGAATGGATTTCTGAAGATCCGGGTTACCGGGAGCGCGTCCGCAAGCAGACACGTGATAAGGGAACGATCGAATCATCCGGCAAGAAGACAGAAGAAGACGAGAAGGGTATCTTCGAGATGTACTATGAATACCAGGAACCTGTACGGTCTATTGTCTCCCACCGAATTCTTGCGCTTAACCGCGGCGAGAAAGAAGAGGTATTGAAAGTATCGATCCATCCTCCTGAAGAAGCGATCCTTCAGTACTTGGAGAGGAATGTCATACACCGGAATACGGTAGGGAAGATGCGGGAGCTGTTGGCTGCGGCCATTCAGGACAGTTACAAACGCCTGATCCAGCCTTCCGTGGAGCGGGAAATCCGTAATGCCCTGTCGGAACAGGCGGAGGAGCAGGCGATCGAAGTGTTCTCAAGCAACCTGCGCAGCCTCCTGCTGCAACCTCCGTTAAAAGGGAAAGTAGTGTTGGGCATCGATCCGGCCTTCCGGACCGGGTGTAAGCTTGCTGTTGTGGATGAAACGGGGAAAGTGCTCGATATCGGGGTGATCTATCCGACGGCACCGAGGAACGATACAGCAGGAGCAGAGAAGAAGGTTCTTCAGTTCCTTAAGCAATACGGGGTCGAGTTGATGGCAATAGGAAACGGGACGGCTTCCAGGGAGACGGAGCAGTTCATTGCAGATCTGATCCAGAAGCATGACCTTGATGCTGCTTATATGATCGTCAACGAAGCGGGCGCAAGTGTTTATTCCGCTTCTAAACTGGCAAGGGAAGAGTTTCCTGATTTTCAAGTCGAAGAGAGAAGTGCTGTATCGATCGCACGACGCGTCCAAGATCCGTTGGCGGAGCTTGTCAAAATCGATCCTAAGTCGATAGGTGTCGGTCAATACCAGCATGATGTGAGTCAGAAGAAATTGAATGATTCCCTTGGTTTCGTCGTAGAGACGGCGGTGAACCAAGTAGGGGTAAACGTAAACACCGCCTCCGGTTCCCTTCTGCAGTATGTATCCGGACTGAGTAAGACCGTAGCGAATAACATCGTGAAGAAGCGGGAGGAGCTTGGGAAGTTCACGAAGCGTTCCGAGCTTAAGGATATTCCGAGGCTGGGAGCGAAGACGTTCGAGCAGAGTATCGGCTTCCTCCGCATACTGGACGGAGAGGATCCTCTCGATAGAACGTCTATTCACCCGGAGAGCTATAAGGCCACAAGGCAGCTGATTGCCGGAATCGGATACAGGACAGAGGATATTGGGACGGAGCAGTTGTCCGAAGCAGTCAAAGGTTTGGATACAGGAGAGCTCTCTCTAGAATCCGGCATCGGTAAACTTACATTGGAAGACATTTTGAAGTCTCTCGTCCAACCGGGGCGAGATCCGCGAGATGATTTACAGAAGCCGATCCTTAAGAAGAATGTTCTTTCTATGGAAGATTTGCAGCAGGGAATGGAACTGGAAGGGACCGTCCGTAACGTGGTCGATTTCGGTGCCTTCGTAGACATCGGAGTGAAACAGGACGGGCTTGTCCATATCTCCAAGTTATCCAACTCCTACGTCAAGCATCCGATGAACGTCGTGTCTGTCGGGGATGTCGTGACGGTGTGGGTGGAACAAGTGGATGCGAAGAAGCAGAGAATCGCTTTGACGATGGTCCAAAAATAA
- a CDS encoding PP2C family protein-serine/threonine phosphatase, protein MSTLKLDLENYKELLQEYIKTKDEQALYQAEQFSKHSMQQNISPEEIINVHIQSLQEIYPDMPEYIQSSMNFLLETMISYGLAYQEYQSLREKQLELKSEISVAANMQKTLLSTVKPELAEVEVGALSVPAKQMNGDYHHFVDDEKGSLGIAIADVIGKGVPAALCMSMIKYSMDSFPEMRTDPSVILGSLNRVVERNVDASMFITMFYGLYDTNDHTFSYSSAGHEPGFYYHSDRDEFEEIDVPGLVLGVSPDVTYTQYEKKVEKGDMIILLTDGVTECRQGERFIEQEEVLHVIKQYAHLPAQGIVDHVYKHFERLQDFQLRDDFTLIILRRNV, encoded by the coding sequence ATGAGTACATTGAAGCTCGATTTGGAGAATTATAAGGAACTTTTGCAGGAGTATATTAAGACGAAAGATGAGCAGGCTCTGTATCAGGCAGAGCAGTTCAGTAAGCATTCGATGCAGCAGAATATTTCACCGGAAGAAATCATCAATGTCCACATTCAGTCGTTACAAGAAATATACCCGGATATGCCCGAGTATATTCAATCTTCGATGAACTTCCTTTTGGAAACGATGATCTCCTACGGTCTTGCCTATCAGGAGTATCAGTCTCTCAGGGAAAAGCAGCTGGAGCTGAAATCAGAGATATCGGTAGCTGCCAATATGCAGAAGACGCTGCTTTCGACAGTTAAGCCGGAGCTTGCTGAAGTAGAGGTCGGAGCCCTGAGCGTTCCGGCCAAGCAGATGAACGGAGATTATCATCACTTCGTGGATGACGAAAAAGGGAGTCTAGGAATTGCTATCGCTGATGTCATCGGTAAAGGGGTCCCGGCGGCCTTGTGTATGTCGATGATCAAATATTCGATGGACAGTTTTCCTGAAATGAGGACGGACCCGAGCGTCATTCTTGGGAGCCTGAACCGCGTCGTGGAACGCAACGTCGATGCGAGCATGTTCATTACGATGTTCTACGGATTATACGATACCAACGATCACACTTTCTCTTATTCCTCTGCCGGTCACGAACCGGGTTTCTATTACCATAGTGACAGGGACGAATTTGAGGAAATTGACGTTCCCGGCCTGGTGCTCGGCGTTTCACCGGATGTCACTTACACGCAATATGAAAAGAAAGTGGAAAAGGGAGACATGATCATTCTTCTGACAGATGGTGTGACCGAATGCCGTCAGGGGGAGCGGTTCATCGAACAGGAAGAAGTTCTCCACGTCATCAAACAGTACGCACACCTGCCTGCTCAAGGGATTGTAGACCATGTGTACAAGCATTTCGAGCGTTTGCAGGACTTCCAGCTTCGCGATGATTTCACTTTGATTATCCTGCGCCGTAATGTTTAA
- the cmpA gene encoding cortex morphogenetic protein CmpA produces the protein MPSWLKKQMADAFYNKDKYQIKVLNQCWYYYQHLYK, from the coding sequence ATGCCGTCCTGGTTGAAGAAACAAATGGCAGATGCTTTCTATAATAAGGATAAATATCAAATTAAAGTGCTGAATCAATGTTGGTACTACTACCAGCATCTATATAAATAA
- a CDS encoding CopG family ribbon-helix-helix protein, translated as MVLSDSMQEIVIRIPDNLLNEVDGFIQLENSDRSDFMCQATKMYLREKKQRHIRESMRRGYMEMAKINLNIASEAFQAEEEADHTLEQLVSGV; from the coding sequence ATGGTTTTGTCCGATAGCATGCAGGAGATTGTCATCCGGATTCCGGATAACCTACTCAATGAAGTGGATGGCTTCATTCAACTCGAAAACAGTGATCGGAGCGATTTCATGTGTCAAGCAACGAAAATGTATTTGCGTGAAAAGAAACAGCGTCATATAAGAGAATCCATGCGTAGAGGCTACATGGAAATGGCGAAAATCAATCTCAACATCGCTTCAGAAGCGTTCCAAGCTGAAGAGGAGGCAGACCACACCCTGGAGCAATTAGTGAGCGGGGTGTGA
- a CDS encoding SprT family protein — translation MMTDQELQQWTKQLSETYFHKPYPDKVYFNSRLRTTGGRYIPSRRTIEINPKYVKELDGKELEGIIKHELCHYHLHIEGKGYTHRDPAFKALLKETGSPRHCAPLPSQRKSSHQYVCTQCGQSYYRQRRMDVRKYRCGKCKGKLKKK, via the coding sequence ATGATGACCGATCAAGAATTGCAGCAATGGACGAAGCAGCTTTCCGAGACGTATTTCCACAAACCCTATCCAGACAAGGTTTACTTTAATTCAAGACTCCGTACTACAGGGGGGCGGTACATTCCATCCCGAAGAACTATCGAAATCAATCCGAAGTATGTAAAGGAACTGGATGGGAAAGAATTAGAAGGCATCATCAAACATGAGCTTTGTCATTATCACCTTCATATAGAAGGAAAAGGATACACCCACCGCGATCCAGCCTTTAAAGCACTGCTGAAGGAAACAGGCTCACCAAGACACTGCGCACCGCTGCCTTCCCAGCGAAAAAGCTCCCATCAATATGTTTGCACACAATGCGGACAATCATACTACCGCCAAAGACGGATGGACGTCCGAAAGTACCGTTGCGGCAAATGTAAAGGGAAATTAAAAAAGAAGTAA
- a CDS encoding type II toxin-antitoxin system PemK/MazF family toxin, with amino-acid sequence MIVKRGDVYFADLSPVVGSEQGGVRPVLILQNDIGNRFSPTVIVAAITAQIQKAKLPTHVEINAEKYGFERNSVILLEQIRTIDKQRLTDKITQLDEPMMQQVNKSLQISLGLIDF; translated from the coding sequence GTGATAGTCAAACGAGGAGACGTTTATTTCGCTGATTTGTCCCCGGTCGTGGGATCCGAACAAGGCGGGGTTCGTCCTGTACTCATCCTCCAAAATGATATTGGTAATCGTTTTAGCCCTACGGTAATCGTCGCCGCGATTACTGCGCAAATACAAAAAGCCAAACTCCCTACACACGTAGAAATTAACGCAGAAAAATACGGGTTCGAACGAAACTCTGTGATCCTATTGGAACAAATCAGAACGATTGATAAACAGCGTTTGACCGACAAGATTACTCAACTGGATGAACCGATGATGCAGCAAGTGAACAAATCCTTGCAGATCAGTCTCGGTTTGATCGATTTCTGA